GGCGCCGCGCCGCTCCGGCGAATAGCTGTCGAGCAGCCGCTCGTTCGCCTTGCCATGGAGCACGAGCGCCAGCTTCCAGCCGATGTTCTCGGCATCCGCCAGGCCATTGTTAAGCCCGCGCACACCGAAGATCGGCACGATATGCGCGGCATCGCCGATGAAGAACACGCGGCCGTGCCGGTAGTCATCGAGGCAGAGCGTGTTGGCGGAGTAGACGCTCCACCATTCCAGCTCCCATGGTTTGGTGTGGCCGACATCGGCAAGGATGGCGCCGACGCGCGCCCGGAGATTTTCCTCTTTCAAGGCATCTTGTTCGCTTTCGCCTTCGCGGAGCTGGTAATCCACGCGCCAGATATCGTCCGGCTGCTTGTGGATCAGCACCGTGCCGCCGGGATTGCCGGCCGGCTCGAAAAAGGCGCGGCGCTCGGTCGGAAAATCGTGATCCATGCGGATATCCGCGATCACATACCGGCCTTCATAATTGTCGCCTTTCAACCGCAGTCCGAGCATGGAGCGGATCGGCGAGCGCGCCCCATCGGCGGCGAGCACATAGTCGGCGTCGAGCCGGTAATCGCCCTCCGGCGATGAAATCCGAGCCGATACGCCATCGTTGTGGAGCTCGATGGCCGACAACTCGCTCTGCCAGCGCATGTCGATGAGGTCGCTGGTCGCGACCGCATCGTGCAGGAATTTTTCGATGTACTGCTGCTGCAGATTGTACATCGGCAGGTATTTTTCGCCCGGCGGTTGCGGCATCTCCAGCCGGAAAATCTGCTCGCCGCGATAGTAGCTGCGGCCGAACCGCCAGCCGAGCGCCTTTTCGACAAACGGCGCGACCGCGCCGACCCGCTCCAGAATGTGCATGCTGGGCCGCGCGATGCAGATCGCGCGGCTGCCGTCATTAAATGTGTCCTTGCGTTCGATCAGCACGCTCTTGATGCCGTACCGCGCCAGCACCAGCGCCGCCGTCATGCCGATCGGGCCGGCGCCCACGATCAATACCGGATGCCTTGCCGCGGCGCCGTCGAGTTCCGCAACGCGACGCGCAGCAAACCGCGGATAGTCGAAATAGAGCGATTCCAGCTCTCCCTTGCCGGCAGGTCTCATGTCTCCCTCCGTCTATTTCTTGCGGTCGAGAAACCCCTGCATCAGCGGCTGCGGCTCGCCGGTCAGGAAGGACTTTCCGAACACGCCGACGCTTAAGTTGACGGATTCGGTCAGCGGCAGTTCCTCCCATTGCCGCAGCAGCGCCTTTTGCGCGCGCAGCGCTTCGGGCCCGCATTCGAGCAGCGCGTTGACCGTATGCTCGACCGCGGCATCGAGTCCGCCTTCCTTCGCCACGACATCGACCAGCCCCCAGGCGAGCGCGGTGGGCGCGTCGATGTTCTCCGCCGTCATCACCAGCCAGCGGGCGCGGCCCCAGCCGATCAGCCGCGGCAGCAGGGCGGCGTGGATCACCGAGGGGATGCCGACACGCACCTCCGGCATGCCGAACTTGGCATCATGGGCCGCAATCCGGAAATCGCAGGCGGCGGCGACTTCCAGTCCGCCGCCGAGGCACCAGCCGGGCAGCCGCGCGATCACCGGCGCCGGAAAATTACGCACGGCTTCGCAGAGGTCGCGCAGCCGCGTGATGAAGGCCTCCGCAGATTTATGGTCGAGCTTCGCCATCTCCTTGATGTCGGCGCCGCCGATCATGCTCTTCTCGCTCTGGCCGGCCAGGATGACCGCGCGGATGTCCCTGTCGCCGGCGAGCTTCTCGAACCCTTCGCGCACA
This portion of the Bradyrhizobium sp. AZCC 2262 genome encodes:
- a CDS encoding FAD-dependent monooxygenase, which codes for MRPAGKGELESLYFDYPRFAARRVAELDGAAARHPVLIVGAGPIGMTAALVLARYGIKSVLIERKDTFNDGSRAICIARPSMHILERVGAVAPFVEKALGWRFGRSYYRGEQIFRLEMPQPPGEKYLPMYNLQQQYIEKFLHDAVATSDLIDMRWQSELSAIELHNDGVSARISSPEGDYRLDADYVLAADGARSPIRSMLGLRLKGDNYEGRYVIADIRMDHDFPTERRAFFEPAGNPGGTVLIHKQPDDIWRVDYQLREGESEQDALKEENLRARVGAILADVGHTKPWELEWWSVYSANTLCLDDYRHGRVFFIGDAAHIVPIFGVRGLNNGLADAENIGWKLALVLHGKANERLLDSYSPERRGATLDVFANATKSTRFMTPPTRGWRLAREAALSLSLKHAFPRGLANPRQMQPYTYSESPLTPYAERNAEFAGGAPCGNVAPNARLIDGSYLLDRAGSGMTAILFCEGQPTREQAALLAQLGRIDKRFVPVLVSSGGSASDAKTIADRDGEIARLFAAAPGTLYLLRPDLHIAGRWKAVVPGEILKTAGLCLGSETP
- a CDS encoding enoyl-CoA hydratase — translated: MEMLNSHCGIDRDGRGVVRLSICNAGTLNILSSAVTDGVREGFEKLAGDRDIRAVILAGQSEKSMIGGADIKEMAKLDHKSAEAFITRLRDLCEAVRNFPAPVIARLPGWCLGGGLEVAAACDFRIAAHDAKFGMPEVRVGIPSVIHAALLPRLIGWGRARWLVMTAENIDAPTALAWGLVDVVAKEGGLDAAVEHTVNALLECGPEALRAQKALLRQWEELPLTESVNLSVGVFGKSFLTGEPQPLMQGFLDRKK